The Solea senegalensis isolate Sse05_10M linkage group LG11, IFAPA_SoseM_1, whole genome shotgun sequence genomic interval CATGTGGCACGCTTGGACTTTTAGTTCATCGACCAGTCTCTGTAGCAGATATGCTTTCTATTTAaacatcacacattcactctttGACAAGgccattttgcacattttcttagAAAGTTGAAACTTTGGTGGAAAACAGCACTTGGtccattcaaatgtttttgtttttttattcactgCTCTGTCACCAGAGTTCATTTAACTGTGTTCCAAGTGCAAACCCTGCTTTTATCTCTTACATTTGGCACTAAACATTGGCCTACTTCtgtagataaataaaaacatactagATAAGTACACTTTCTCTAGTCTACCCTTCTCCATTACAAATTATTCTACCACTAAAAGAAAGTGTTGGCATTTTATTAGTAACATCAGGGTTACACTAGAAAATAACGCATGTTGTCAGAGTGCAAGTGTTTGTGGACGAGCTACATTTGAAGGTGTAGTGATGCATCAGCCACCAAAGAGAGTGCAGAGATTTGatatataattgtataaaaaAGGCTTGTTGAATGAGGACACAGTGAGTTCACCACACTTCTGCAGCCCAATACTCTTCATTTGTGGGTGTGGCTCAAGGTTATAGAGGTGTAGCTACCTACACAACATGCATCATTTGACTGAAGCCCTATACAGACAGGATTTGGGGTAAAGTACTTACTCCTAGAGCTTCTCAATGATTTTAGTCCCGTCCTAAAGTGCCATGTCAGTAATCATTACCAGACTATGTCAGTAAAGATTACGGCAACTTTTACCTGGGGTAAGAAAAAGGTCCGGAAAAATAATCCCAGGTAATACTAATCCTGCATGATagaccagcagtaaatatgtgtgtaaatattcttCAGTCATCTCCTGTTTATAAGTAAGTTTTCTACAGATGTTCAAGCATGGGGACGCtatgttgatgtgtgtttgcacttgtgATATCAGGAAGCAGAAAAGTATGCACATGACGACAGGAGGTGAATTCTGGGTGAAGTTGTTTTGCGTAGATGTCGCCAGAGAACCGCAGAGTTGAGGGATTACAGGGTTCACCCTCCCATGTCAGGGCCCTTGTTGGTGACCTGGGTTATTGGACAGGGTGACAGAACATGCGTCTTGTCTGGGGGTATCACCAGTCGTAACAGTGACTGCGACTGGGCACAGTAAAGGGCTCCTGGGACAGACGGGCCAATTTCCCCCTCCCAATTGTGGTAGTTTTACTAAGATTTCTTATACCATGCGAATTGGCCATTTATATTACATGTCCTGCGGTAAAATTACATCATTACACCTCCCCATGTAAAATTAATCCCACTCCAGTAGTGCCTAGAAGAAGAATGCGTGGGAGAAAATAATGACTCTCCACGACATAGCAAACTCATTGATATCAGCCTCATCTCATTATTTCAGAAGACAGCATATGGTTAGTTTAGcataaagactggaaacaggCGGATACAGCCCGCCACCTTTAATATTCACTCaacatgttatatattatttatgtaatCAGtacaaaaactgaaatgtaaaaaatgacTCCGAGTTGAGGATGGGCATTTCAAGCAAACATGCCAGTCAACAATCGCTGGGTCAAAATATCCAGTGAATATTTGTaccagggctgcaacgattaatcaagTAGTAAccgattattcaattaatcaccaactattttgcTAATGAATTAACTTATCGttttgaatgtcttttttattattattattattgttaaataattaaaacaagctctgatttcaacattttctggtttgttgctccatataacaaagatatATATCATTACAACCGagtcattttgtgacatttgagaacatcatcatctacatttttcaacattttgtgacattttatggactgaaCGACTAATCagattgaggaaaaaaataaatcgaCAGATGAAATCAGCACCCATGCTAGCAGTTTCCAGAGTTTTTTGCTAAACTAAGTTCATACTGTCCTGGTTGGATGTAGTTAACAGGAATATACATGTACTGTGTATCAATCTTCTCAGCTAACTCTCAAGAGCAGATTGAATAACAAGCTGCATTTCCAAATGTTTCATTTAAGTTTAGTTCAAATCTGGAGGACCTGAGCAAAGAGATAAGAAAGATAAGAAACACAACGACATTTGAACCATAACTGATGTGGCCGAACAGAatgaacactgatcaacagcACTTTGTTGCCAAGTATCCTATTGCTTCAGAGTAATATCAGCAATTAGTGCTTAATATGTATATAAGAAATGAATCTTcaatcttaaaaataaatatatgcatCAGAAGTAGTACATTATATTGCTGCAACGCAAATTTGCATACACACCTCAGATCAAATTTAAATaacctgtgtgtgcacacgttttttttttttggtcaatgACAAGATTGACTATTTAGCTCACAGTCGGATCAGATTTGTGGCAGCATCACGCAAAACTGTTTGAAATGAAGTCACGAAATCGTTTGGCATACTGCTCTGGATGGACTGTGGAGATTTCAGCACCAGCCtacaagagagaaagaaagaggtcaCAAACGTATATtctacacacatgtacatttcTTGAGATGAGAGTAAACATCAAACACTCCCCCTCTCTACAGGTACAACTGAAGCTTTGAACAGATGCCAGCATCCGTCCACCTCTTTCACTTTCTACTCACCCCgtgtttgacagtttttgctGCATGAGCAGCTTTCTTCTTGGTGTCGTACTGAGTAAGTACATCAATCAGACCCATGAAATAGACCTCCCTTTGAGGTGCCCCTGAGATGAAAGGTAGAGAACAATCAGGGTTACTTTACTGGTCATGCACTGATGACGGCAGCGTCAagtctcatatatatataaaaaaaaaaacacaagtgtcccAATAAAAGCTAATTTCAAATCTCAAAACCTTCAAACTATAGCACAATATGAACAACAAACAGttgaaacagagaaaataagtcTCATGAATATTACCGTGGCTGCAACTAGAAGTTATTTTCATTCTCATTTTATCTGTAATTTAATACtttattgtgtttataaaatgtcCGTCTTTGTTCAAAGAAACGTCTTCAGATGTTTTGTAATTGTTCAAACAAGGTAATGGTttaacagaataataataataataataaaaaaactaataataattttataacAATGCCCTTCAGTAGTCTTGAGAACCATTCATACACATGGATGTTTTTGAATGGTCTGTGCGAGTGTCCATTCAGAATGTTTCCTCTTGGTGCTGTTGTACAGGTCACATGAAATGTGTCTGCCAATGTTACAATTTTCACTAATAGATTGTAcatttaaagaggccatagcatggtcctatctcacttatatgtgagatatggaggtgtacttacaaacatgaagttgtttttatggtcaaaaacctcctagtctAGGCCTCTAggcaaagactgctgcaggacgcctgtagcttggataacgttgtggttaccgagatgataaacacacatacatgcaaatgaaactcGAGCGAAcacgtgtagcttagcctgtagccgactattgctaatgctaaacgacagaacaagcacataaaagacagttttacgtttgtaaatattgtaatatacgtattgttggcactgctccttcctttaggtgaagtttggtgctgtgtcctgctttatatttcCCGAAGTCTGTGTAACAATCCTCCGTGAAGTGGTTGCCGCATACATGGAGGTATTGGTAAATGTAGCAGGGATAGtcccatcaaatatgaaagatatccactcagcttttctttgctcattggcGGGGAGCTTGTGGAGCATCTGTTTCGACATATTTGTCAACTGATgcgctcagcagctacaatgatagtagttcttcttctacaGTTGAAAGTATGTCACTGGATGTGCCCAGACTTTAGTGCCcagactaggaggcgctgctctTTACAGGTGTGGTGAGATTCGCCAGTGACGTaattagtcaacggaagtgccttgCCGCTTTGTAGAGCTTTGtagaggaaaacaataaaaacctgcgctctcagcagtggctaaACTGATCGCTAtagacttttagggcttcatagacaAGGTAATGACATACATACACACccaaacacagcgttaattgcCACCTCCGGGATATGGCCTCTTTAAGTAATTATCACACTGATGTTATGTTTATTGCTACTACAATTATGATTCCAAATATGTCTATACACCAGTTAAAGTGGGATTACACAGCTCTTTTATGCTGCAGGTTGCAGCCATCTCCAGGTGGCTATATATAGGTGAGGTGACTTGTCAACTGTTGCCATGCAAACTACTGTATTTTCAGAATTCCAGATTCTCTCCTGGAGAATGAATTTATGCTTCAGCACTGTGCCTGAGAGACAGCAGCTCCATATCAACACTGACAGAATCTCCTTCCTATTTCAGGCAAGGATCACTTTGCAGAGGCGagatgttttttcccctcttgaTTTCATAAATTAACACTTCCAGTCATATGGTACAGAAAGTGCAGCCTCATGTGGGAACTGTGGTGCATAATTTATGCTAATTTGCAAGATCACTTAAATAAACGGGTGGCATTCAACAAGTGGTTTACTGAATCAGACATGTGACATGATTGATTGAACCCACCATACAAAGAAAAGTTAGAATAACAGGAAACTGTTGGTTTAGTCATGTGATCgttgtttgtttctaaaaaTATGCAAATCTAAGGGTGTATACAGACATTTAATGCAGACATCAATGTCTCTTGTATGCAAGTGCCTTTTGTTGTTCTTGTATACAcaccaataaaaacatgaaacaaaaaaaagaataacaggAAACTCATTGTATGAGGCCCAATAATTTAGTGCTGCAACAATCAGGTGATCAAACATGAATCAAACCTTTTTAAGTACTCACCTGCGCAGCTCTTCATCGCATACACATCCACATAGGGGTCAAACTCTCCAGGCCCCAGAGGTTTGCAGCATGACATGTATCCAGCAATTCCCTCTGGAGAGGTGCCGTAAGATCCCACTGTCGGGCCTACAGCCATGCCGTTCTCTGCTTCCTGTTCTTCCTCGTTGGAAACCacttcaccctcctcctcttcccgtTCAGCTCGGCCCACATCGTGGATACCGAGCAGCAGACTGTAGTCCATGATCTTCAGCTTCACCAGAAACTGAGGAGGAATGGAAAAGAAGGTTTACGGACGGATATCACGGATAAGTGGATATCACAATAACACTGATTTACTGAGAGAGGGAAGAAGGGAAAATTGCATCATCACATTGAttcataaattaaataaataaaaaaatatttatttttttcataccCCACATAATTGTTTAATTAGTAATAtcttgtgtcattttatttaacatattgTGTGTTAACTCACCTCTTCTAATTATATTAGGGTAACCGACCAATGTTTTTTGATTAATAGTCTCTTCCAAAAACTCCCAGAGCCCACAACATCTGaacaattactttttttgtcaaaccaACCGTCTGAAAATTAAGTTCTTCAATTCTCACTGCTCTACTGTTTAATCCACCTGCTTTTCACTCAAATTTCACTTCCATGGTAACACACTGGTGTCTAATGTGCAAGTGGTGCCTCCGTGTGGTAGATATTTGCAATAatttgggcagcctgtggccaaggggaaagggaacttgacttgtaaccggagggtcgccggttcaaatccccacccggccaaaaaaggctggggtacccctgagcaaggtacccaccccccaatgctccccgggcgccactcagtgtggcagcccactgctcctaattctaggatgggtcaaaatgcagaggaatactttccctaaggggattaataaaaactaactttaataACAGGAGCGCGTCACAATCAAACATGCAGGTCACCCACCTCCACATCTCTGTTTAGTTTCTCCATGAActtctccttctgctcctcAGTCACATAAACTTTCTGCATGTTGTTCCTGAAGTCCATGTCCTTGAAGGTAGGAAGCTCTTTGCCCTTTAACAGAAATACATATTTAAGGGGAAATTGTGAGAAAGAGGAGATGgctaaaaacaaaatggatgGTAGGCATAATTCTTCAATTCACCCTTTCTTTGTCACTTGCTTCACGATCCACCAGAGAGCCCTGCGAGAAAGTAAATATTATGAGtcttacatttacaaagaaaagGTATTGGCACATTTCTAAATATGAAGATTAAAATGAGAAGTATGGTTGAAGGACcagttgtttaaaaacacaaagaatttCAGTGTCTTCATGTAAAATAGTTGGCTGCACCAGTGCCAACAAACAATCTTCATGACTtccacatttttttgtgaagttgTTATGCGTTTTAGGACATGTGAATAAAAGTCAGATTGTTTACTGCACAGTTCCTCCTCACCTTCAGGTCATACTTCCTGTGTACCACCAGTCTGTGGCTAAACATGTTCCTCATTACGATTAAGTAGGTCTCCTCATTGTCCACGCTCACCCGGTACATACCCAGGAACTGTGGCAGCAGCGTGCTGCCGTGACACTTCACTATGTgctgcagagggagagacacaggaAATAAGAGTTGTCAATGTGTGGATTGTTGTctaaaagattaaaaatacaaatagcAATATACAACAAAACAGCATCATCTGGTAACATCTAGTGGTAACTTTGGATGTAAAACAAAACCAGGTTAGGGTTACATCAGTTAACAGACTCTTGCTTCAAAAGTCCTCATTCAGCATCCCTTGAAACACACTGGACGGACAGgatgatatatataaaaaagaaaaacaatatggACTGCAGAAGAACCTGGGTGCACAGAAAGGGTGGCGATAGAATTTATTGAGCTGATGTTAGGTCTGTTTGATTTATGAAATGTTGAAAAGCTTGCCTGTCACACTTTTCCAGAACCTAGATTGataatttattcaaatttcTCTGGTTTAGCCTGACAAACAGATATAACATggaaccagaaaatgtttggCATTTTTACCAAAAATAATCAGTTAGTGTCGAACAGCGAAAGCTCTTCACTAAACAGAGGGACAACAGGGACACAagtgaacaaataaaataaggtgTCTTCACTGCAGCAGTCTACCTGTTTATAGACGTAGATATTTATAGATATGTTAAGATATACACCTTATTTAGTGCTGGAGTCTGTAACGCCGCCAAGGTTGGCCTCCAGATTCACTTCACGGTCCCAAACTTGAGGGAAACTTAACTTACAATCATGCAACTAACTTTGTCAAATAGAATAAAAGTTTTATAAATGTCGTAGTGTGTCTCAAAACACATTACGTCTTAACACTTTAATGTTAACACGTAATGTGTTTTGAGACACACTACGACTTAACACTTTAGTCCAACATGCTTTCACTCTTTTGCTGACCTGGAAGCTGTAAATATGGATGCCAACTTCAACGTAATGAATAGGAGATAGAGGAGAAAAACTAGGTCAAATCAGGACCCCAGTAGAGGTTCCACATTGAATCCTTCAACTTCCAGCCAGTGGATCCAAATAAAGATTAAAAGCAAAAGCACAGCCATGATAAAGCCTTTAACAGAAAAGACAGTCTGGGCTAAGTATTCTTTGTACAAAATCTCCATACTAAGGTTTAGCCAAAGATGTCAAACATACACCACTCACCTAAATCAACCTGCAAACCTGATCTATGAGGGAAGTGTGGAGTGCTAATGCACACGCATGATAACAGTGAGTTCATTCAGGGCCaacttaaacacaaaaacacacacgcacactggtACAGAGCGTCCATTTTCCTCATCTCCCTCTCAGTTTTATGTAGGCTGTGTAACCTCAGGCGACACATTCCAGTAAGAGCTCACAGCAGCCAAAAGTTTACTCATGTTTAGCCTGTGGTCGTAGCAACTTTCTGAAGTACCCACTTCACTCCGCCATAGATACAAGGGTGAACACTCAAACTAGCCTGGGTggaaaaagttaaattaaaccacagaaaaagaaacaagcaaATCAGAGGTGAAAATATGTTGTTCCTACAACTGTACTGTCCTATTTACATGAACATTTGAATATCTGTAACAACTACGTAAGAGGACATTTGCTTTGTTGTCTGTGTTGACTAATGCTGGGACTCCAGGTAACATTAATGATGCTATTTTCTCCCTTTCCTCACAGGAAGGCCAAGATTTAGGTTCAGAAGCAGCTTAAAGCCACATTCAGCATCTAGGACAGATCATCTTCAAGTTCAATATGTACCAGTATTCCTACTCACTGCAGACAGAGTAGAGGAATGAAATGAGTGACAAACAGGCACAAGAAGccaattgtttttgtattttcctcTAATTTGTTAACACTCAGAAACATGCCCTCACCTGGTGATATTCAGAAAGAATGCTGTGCATGTCTGCAACATCCTCACTGGAGATTTGCTTGATGATTAGAGTTCGGTCATAGGAGTTGAGGAGCAGACCCTCTCCCTGGTCGTTTACACTCCTCAGTGGGGGGCTGCGAGTAAGTGACACCTGGGAATTGCAAGATAAGCATACAAACATCTACATATTAACATATTCAGAATTCTAACAACTACTCCAGCTCTTGAAGACACATCCCTTCATACAGACCTCCAGTACCTGACGTCATGCAATCCCAATCCCATGCAACACTAAGAAACCAAAAACAACCCCATTTTGGCAGGCATTTGCTAGTAACATGCATTTGTAACTAGCAGCATAAATGCCAGGTTTTTCTGTTCAGGCTGCTatagaaacatggcagcgcAAAATAGTGAGGTCTGTAAAGCAAGGCACTAGCCTAAATTACAtacaaaaggcttattcttAGGATACGAATACcaatatatacaaacacactaatGGGTGGGTTATTCAATTTCTGAAGTACAAGAGGCCTGCATATTTAATAATACACACCTGATAATCCAGATCCTCAATACCAAACCTTTCCCTTAGATTTCGGAAGACCTGAGGACAGTATTCTTTAAACTTGAAATGTCCCGGAAGGTTTTCTCTGCACAGGGAGAGAAAGTGGGAAAGTGAGAGGGAGTTGGCGGATgggacattttctgtgtgtgcacagaaacaaacagatcTTTCATGCTCTTGTattaaaaaattcaaagcatCCAGACAGCTCAACACGGACTTCAGACTGTAAGTTAGACATAACAAGAGCTAACACTCACTGATTTCCATCAAGGAGTCCTAGAATCACAGGCCTTTAAAcagtcatatttattttcatttcaaccaTTGAGTATTTGTGAAGTTATCTCTTGTTCCTACTTGTTGAAGAGGTGGTTGTTAACTTTGATCTTGGTGTTGGCCTTGAAATCATCAGGCAGAAGCATGACAGGAGCGGGCACCTGGTTGAGATCATTgatctgcagaaaaaaaagggcagttattaaaacacaacaaaacaacagcctGAAAAAACTGCAACTTACAGAGCTGCGACTACTGAGTATGGCCTTCAATGCTGCAATGACTGACTAGTCAACTAATCAAAGTCATGTTTTAAGCATAAATGTGGTTTAATGATTCCAGCTTCTCAAAAGAGAAGCAGAACTCTTAAATTACATTGAAAACCAGCAAATTAATTATTACCAAAACCATTTTTAGTCTCAAGGTGATGGTGACCTAATGTATTATGCAAACCCCTGGGACATTTAATGTATTATGATGAAGAtggcaaagaaacaaaaacttgTTGTTGTAAGCCTCATTACAATAGTGGTACACTGGTTGGATATTCTGAAGTCTAGTGTTACTCATTCATATACCTGAGAGTTAAATGAGGTGATGTTAAACTTGTTATGCTGCATTCTTAGACCTATCAGATTCAGTGACGTGATAAGAGATATCAGCAGTTTGTTCTTAACTGATCACCTACTGTATTTTAACAGCTCCTGTCCATTACAATTTTGACAAAATACATATAAGCAATCCCATAATTTTAGATCAGGCGATGTTTTTTGTCATGCTTGTGCAAGCAGTGGACGTTTGCATGGCCGGATTTAACCAAGTGCTACTTGGAGTGGCATTAACTGAAAGCAATATTTTAGAACACACTATACACTACAATTACATCCATTGCATTATGTATTTATGATGTTACATATTACAACAATATATAATGAGGGGTAAGCAACAATACACTTTCTTCAATTGAAATATATAACAACATAATGCTTATGCattgtacaaacacattttgagatAAGACACATGCAACCACTTCTGATGTTTTGCCCCAGGTGCgtgaattgtttatttttgtagttCTCTTTCCACAAACACTATTTATTGGGTTCTTTAATAATCACTCAAGAGCAAACGTTAGTCTGTAACACTGACAACtatcataataatacattttaactgaTATATGTTACTATCCAAGGCAATAGACCCAGGATAAACAGTTGCTGATCATTTCCTGAGTCGactaatcagttaattaaatacGTCAACATAAGCAGGCCACAAGGAACCACGTGGGGTTTAGGAGGTCTTCCTAGAATCATCGGGCAGTGTCTCACTTTGTTCGGATATTCGGTCTAATCTATAGAACCTGAAAGGTCACAGGTTTCAGTCGACATGCTGCTAGCGCACCTGCTAACAGAGCTAAGCTAGCTGATGACACACGTACGGCTGGTGACGTTAGCTCACCGACTCACCGAGTGGTTGACGCCCCACATAAAGACGCTCTGGACCGGGTCGCTGGCCCGAAACACTTTCACCTTCTGCTGCACGAAGTGTTTCTTCTTCGTTTTGGTCTTAGGGGCCAGTATCACCATAGGACTGGAGGTGGCGCCCGAGTTACCGAGGGCAGCCATGGCCGTGGAGAAGCTCTCTTCGTCCCCTGCTCGGAGCGCTGGTGAAAGCGGTGACACTTTACTCCTGAAAGCCGCCGTTACCCAGCTAAGCTTATTTTAATCAGCGCCCCTCCTCCGTGTCTCTCACACCGACACTGTGCTGACAACCAAAGTTCGCCTGTTAAACACTGACTCCAAATCAACGTTTAAACTACAGCGCGGAATAACTGATTAACAACGTTGACTCCACTGACAGTCTACCACAAACCCCTCGAGCCCATCCGTATTTTTATAAACCACGTGGTGAGTTTATGATTGACAGCTCTCGTAGACCAATCAAACCAATGCTTATGCATCAGATGACCTTGGGTAGGCGGTGCATCGCAGGTTCATGGTGCGTTCAATGTAATAATTCCTAGTCGGAAATGTCACGTCTCTACACTAACAAAGAAGTTTGTGACTGTCACAAAGCTTTGTCCTCCTAGAGTTCCACTTAGGTTTGTGATGCAGTTACAGTATTCAAAT includes:
- the pip4k2ca gene encoding phosphatidylinositol 5-phosphate 4-kinase type-2 gamma encodes the protein MAALGNSGATSSPMVILAPKTKTKKKHFVQQKVKVFRASDPVQSVFMWGVNHSINDLNQVPAPVMLLPDDFKANTKIKVNNHLFNKENLPGHFKFKEYCPQVFRNLRERFGIEDLDYQVSLTRSPPLRSVNDQGEGLLLNSYDRTLIIKQISSEDVADMHSILSEYHQHIVKCHGSTLLPQFLGMYRVSVDNEETYLIVMRNMFSHRLVVHRKYDLKGSLVDREASDKERGKELPTFKDMDFRNNMQKVYVTEEQKEKFMEKLNRDVEFLVKLKIMDYSLLLGIHDVGRAEREEEEGEVVSNEEEQEAENGMAVGPTVGSYGTSPEGIAGYMSCCKPLGPGEFDPYVDVYAMKSCAGAPQREVYFMGLIDVLTQYDTKKKAAHAAKTVKHGAGAEISTVHPEQYAKRFRDFISNSFA